A single genomic interval of Solimonas sp. K1W22B-7 harbors:
- the rfbC gene encoding dTDP-4-dehydrorhamnose 3,5-epimerase encodes MEVLQTPLPGLLLLRPRLIGDHRGAFMEAFNPQAFTQATGWTGQWWQDNHSWSHAGVLRGLHAQKEPSPQGKLVRVLQGEIYDVAVDCRHDSPTFGHWHGFRLSAENRLQVWLPPGFAHGFLALSAAEVSFKVSAPPDASATLAIRWNDPRLAIDWPLDGARPILSAADAAAPFWPC; translated from the coding sequence ATGGAAGTCCTGCAGACACCACTGCCCGGCCTGCTGCTGCTGCGGCCACGCCTGATCGGAGATCACCGCGGCGCCTTCATGGAGGCCTTCAATCCGCAGGCCTTCACGCAGGCCACCGGCTGGACCGGCCAGTGGTGGCAGGACAACCACAGCTGGTCCCATGCCGGCGTGCTGCGCGGCCTGCATGCACAGAAGGAGCCCTCGCCGCAGGGCAAGCTGGTGCGCGTCCTGCAGGGTGAAATCTACGATGTGGCGGTGGACTGCCGCCACGACTCCCCGACTTTCGGCCACTGGCATGGCTTCCGCCTGTCCGCGGAGAATCGCCTGCAGGTCTGGCTGCCACCGGGTTTCGCCCATGGCTTCCTGGCGCTGAGCGCCGCGGAAGTGTCGTTCAAGGTCAGCGCCCCTCCGGATGCCAGCGCCACGCTGGCGATCCGCTGGAACGATCCGCGGCTGGCGATCGACTGGCCGCTGGACGGCGCCCGGCCGATACTGTCGGCGGCCGACGCGGCCGCACCCTTCTGGCCCTGCTGA
- a CDS encoding glycosyltransferase family 4 protein codes for MRLFFVGNDSSYFLSHRIHLARHALSLGHEVTAVLPSVNLEQHRPRIEAHGIRCEPYPFERGGMNPARDLASFFALLRLYRREKPDIVHHLTVKPVLYGGAAARLAGVPRVVNALLGLGFLFFDQAPKTRAARRLLTPLFRYSLGGKNTRIICQNPDDLETLVSCGAMPAAARARSRIILGSGVDPAEYAVTPVPADGAPIVLLASRMILQKGIPSFVEAARLLRQRGASARFVLCGGTDPSSPNGIPEAQIRRWVDEGLVEWWGHRGNMPEVFAQTSIVVAPSEYGEGIPKSLIEAASCGRAIVATDVPGCREIARAGQNGELAPMGDSTALADAIGKLLADPALLRRYGERSRRMIEEEFALEHVLRQTVSLYAGAGA; via the coding sequence ATGCGCCTCTTTTTCGTGGGAAACGACTCCTCGTATTTCCTGTCCCACCGCATTCATCTGGCCCGCCACGCGCTGTCGTTGGGCCATGAGGTGACCGCCGTGCTGCCCTCGGTCAACCTGGAGCAGCACCGCCCCCGCATCGAGGCCCATGGCATCCGCTGCGAGCCCTATCCCTTCGAGCGCGGCGGCATGAACCCGGCGCGCGACTTGGCCAGCTTCTTCGCACTGCTGCGCCTCTACCGCCGCGAAAAACCCGACATCGTTCATCACCTGACGGTCAAGCCAGTGCTGTATGGCGGCGCGGCGGCGCGCCTGGCCGGCGTGCCGCGCGTGGTCAACGCCCTGCTTGGCCTGGGCTTCCTGTTCTTCGACCAGGCGCCCAAGACCCGCGCCGCGCGCCGCCTGCTGACGCCGCTGTTCCGCTATTCGCTGGGCGGAAAGAACACGCGGATCATCTGCCAGAACCCCGACGACCTGGAAACCCTGGTGTCCTGCGGCGCGATGCCGGCCGCCGCGCGTGCGCGCAGCCGCATCATCCTCGGCTCAGGCGTGGACCCGGCGGAGTATGCGGTGACCCCGGTGCCGGCGGACGGGGCGCCGATCGTGCTGCTGGCCTCGCGCATGATCCTGCAGAAGGGCATCCCCAGCTTCGTCGAGGCGGCGCGGCTGCTGCGGCAGCGCGGCGCCAGCGCGCGCTTCGTGCTCTGCGGCGGCACCGATCCGAGCAGCCCCAACGGCATCCCCGAGGCACAGATTCGCCGCTGGGTCGATGAAGGTCTGGTGGAATGGTGGGGACATCGCGGCAACATGCCGGAGGTGTTCGCACAGACCTCCATCGTCGTCGCCCCCTCGGAGTACGGAGAGGGCATCCCCAAGAGCCTGATCGAGGCCGCCTCCTGCGGTCGCGCGATCGTCGCCACCGACGTGCCGGGCTGCCGCGAGATCGCGCGCGCCGGACAGAATGGCGAACTGGCGCCGATGGGCGACTCCACCGCGCTGGCCGACGCGATCGGCAAGTTGCTGGCGGACCCGGCACTGCTGCGCCGCTATGGCGAGCGCAGCCGACGCATGATCGAAGAAGAATTCGCACTGGAGCACGTGTTGCGCCAGACCGTGTCGCTCTACGCCGGGGCCGGTGCATGA
- a CDS encoding low molecular weight protein-tyrosine-phosphatase, producing MFNKIMVVCTGNICRSPIGEGLLRQALQGKNKTVISAGVGALVGHPADPMAVQVSNSHGLDISGHRAQQTTLGLLSAMDLILTMDQTHSSWILQQYPQLRGRVHKFQKWNGDKDVEDPYRLPLAAFEKAYADIEAGAQRWMTYL from the coding sequence ATGTTCAACAAAATCATGGTGGTCTGCACCGGCAATATCTGCCGTAGCCCGATTGGCGAAGGCCTGCTCAGGCAGGCCCTGCAAGGAAAAAACAAGACCGTCATCTCGGCTGGCGTCGGGGCTCTGGTGGGGCACCCTGCGGACCCGATGGCGGTGCAAGTGTCGAACAGCCATGGGCTCGACATCTCCGGCCACCGCGCGCAGCAGACCACGCTGGGCCTGCTCAGCGCAATGGATCTGATCCTGACCATGGACCAGACCCACAGCAGCTGGATCCTCCAGCAGTACCCGCAGCTGCGCGGCCGCGTCCACAAGTTCCAGAAATGGAACGGCGACAAGGACGTCGAAGACCCCTATCGCCTGCCGCTGGCCGCCTTCGAGAAGGCCTACGCCGACATCGAAGCCGGCGCGCAGCGCTGGATGACCTACCTCTAG
- a CDS encoding inositol monophosphatase family protein, translated as MHPLVNIAVSAARAGGNFIMRHFERSDQLVVERKSRNDFVTQVDRGAEQEIIAIIRKAYPQHAILAEESGQQGESDVTWIIDPLDGTTNFLHRIPHFAVSIGIQVKGRLEHGVIYAPCTQDLYIASRGGGALLNNRRLRVSNCRDLDQALVGTGVPLREEYLERYLPMVQRVASQTAGVRRAGSAALDLAYVAAGRFEAFWEFNLKPWDIAAGIVLVQEAGGTVRELLDENADPMRTGNIFAASAKMADPLHALL; from the coding sequence ATGCATCCGCTGGTCAATATCGCCGTTTCCGCTGCCCGCGCGGGCGGCAACTTCATCATGCGCCACTTCGAGCGCTCCGATCAGCTCGTGGTCGAGCGCAAAAGCCGCAATGACTTCGTGACCCAGGTGGACCGGGGTGCCGAGCAGGAGATCATTGCGATCATCCGCAAGGCCTACCCGCAGCACGCGATCCTCGCCGAGGAAAGCGGCCAGCAGGGCGAAAGCGACGTCACCTGGATCATCGACCCGCTGGACGGCACCACCAACTTCCTGCACCGCATCCCGCATTTCGCGGTGTCGATCGGCATCCAGGTAAAGGGCCGCCTCGAGCATGGCGTGATCTACGCGCCCTGCACGCAAGACCTTTACATCGCCTCGCGGGGCGGTGGCGCCCTGCTCAACAACCGCCGCCTGCGCGTCAGCAACTGCAGGGACCTGGATCAGGCCCTGGTCGGCACCGGCGTACCGCTGCGCGAGGAGTACCTGGAACGCTATCTGCCGATGGTGCAGCGCGTAGCCTCGCAGACCGCCGGCGTGCGCCGCGCCGGCTCCGCCGCACTGGACCTGGCCTATGTGGCCGCGGGGCGCTTTGAGGCCTTCTGGGAGTTCAACCTCAAGCCCTGGGATATCGCCGCGGGCATCGTGCTGGTGCAGGAGGCCGGCGGCACTGTGCGGGAACTGCTCGACGAGAACGCCGATCCTATGCGTACCGGCAACATCTTCGCCGCCTCGGCGAAAATGGCAGACCCTCTCCACGCCCTGCTTTGA
- a CDS encoding MraY family glycosyltransferase, whose protein sequence is MTLTILLPSAFVLSWALCAWLASPRSPLKLLDVPNERSLHKTPTARTGGVGILLTLLAGWAALALQGPEPLPGWPWFVAGYLAVAAISLADDYRQLGPRIRFGIHLAASLVPCFTGLWLSELRLPGFTIALPAWLGMPVTVLFCAWMINLYNFMDGMDGFAGGMTLIGFGTLALLAVGMPPALGLSLQATLVAGAALGFLMINFPPARLFMGDVGSAALGFAAAFFALWADRSGVLPLWGSVLLFSPFIVDATVTLLRRALNGEKLSQAHRTHHYQRLVGLGWSHRRTVLTEYLLMLAAALSAWAGSRMLPAAAAWGLIGAWLGFYAAIFIVVRSMERRKTGAAV, encoded by the coding sequence ATGACCCTGACGATCCTGTTGCCCTCCGCCTTCGTCCTGAGCTGGGCGCTCTGCGCCTGGCTGGCCAGCCCGCGCTCGCCGCTGAAACTGCTGGACGTGCCCAACGAACGCTCGCTACACAAGACACCGACGGCGCGCACCGGCGGCGTCGGCATCCTGCTGACCCTGCTGGCTGGCTGGGCCGCCCTGGCGCTGCAGGGGCCGGAGCCCTTGCCGGGCTGGCCCTGGTTCGTCGCCGGCTACCTGGCGGTGGCGGCGATCTCCCTGGCGGACGACTATCGCCAGTTGGGACCACGGATCCGATTCGGCATCCACCTGGCCGCCAGTCTGGTGCCCTGCTTCACCGGGCTGTGGCTGAGCGAGCTGCGCCTGCCCGGCTTCACCATCGCCCTTCCCGCTTGGCTGGGCATGCCGGTCACCGTGCTGTTCTGCGCCTGGATGATCAATCTCTACAACTTCATGGACGGCATGGACGGCTTTGCCGGCGGCATGACGCTGATCGGCTTCGGCACGCTGGCACTGCTTGCCGTCGGCATGCCCCCGGCCCTGGGGCTGTCGCTGCAGGCCACCCTGGTGGCCGGCGCGGCGCTGGGCTTCCTGATGATCAACTTCCCGCCAGCGCGGTTGTTCATGGGCGACGTCGGCTCCGCGGCGCTGGGCTTCGCGGCGGCCTTCTTCGCACTGTGGGCCGATCGCAGCGGTGTGCTGCCGCTGTGGGGCTCCGTGCTGCTGTTCTCGCCCTTCATCGTCGACGCCACCGTGACCCTGCTGCGCCGCGCGCTCAATGGCGAGAAGCTGTCGCAGGCGCACCGCACGCATCACTACCAGCGCCTCGTCGGCCTGGGCTGGAGCCACCGCCGGACGGTGCTGACCGAGTACCTGCTGATGCTCGCCGCCGCGCTCAGCGCCTGGGCCGGTAGCCGCATGCTGCCGGCTGCCGCCGCGTGGGGGCTGATCGGTGCATGGCTGGGGTTCTACGCTGCAATCTTCATCGTTGTACGTAGTATGGAACGACGCAAGACCGGCGCCGCTGTATGA
- a CDS encoding NAD-dependent epimerase/dehydratase family protein, translated as MNRIAVTGAGGFLGLHLLEALRAAGRDSRVLTRGGSPDARVAALADEVVPGLAPGGDLAAALAGIDTVCHLAGRAHVLQETAADPSIAFHEANVALTERLAIAAAATGVRRFIFISSIGVHGSQGAPGEAWTERSPLHPDTPYGESKRLAEERLRKIAAGSAMQYVILRPTLIHGAGAKGNFERLLRLVQRGLPLPLGSVANRRSFIGARNLCDLILHCVDAPAASNRSYVAADETPLSTAELIRLLGQGSGRPARLWPFPVALLRLAGRLTGRRRMIEQLVGDLVVDASALRAELQWTQPYSTAQSLGEMAAAGRSPANPA; from the coding sequence ATGAACCGCATCGCCGTCACCGGCGCCGGCGGTTTCCTGGGCCTGCACCTGCTGGAGGCCCTGCGCGCGGCCGGACGCGACAGCCGGGTTCTGACGCGCGGCGGCAGCCCCGATGCGCGCGTCGCGGCGCTGGCCGACGAGGTCGTCCCGGGCCTGGCGCCTGGCGGTGATCTTGCGGCGGCGCTGGCCGGGATCGACACCGTCTGCCACCTGGCGGGACGCGCCCATGTGCTGCAAGAAACCGCGGCCGATCCGTCCATTGCCTTCCACGAAGCCAATGTCGCATTGACCGAACGCCTGGCGATTGCCGCCGCGGCGACCGGCGTGCGGCGATTCATCTTCATCAGCTCGATCGGCGTGCATGGCTCCCAAGGCGCCCCGGGCGAGGCCTGGACCGAGCGCAGTCCGCTGCACCCCGACACGCCCTACGGCGAGTCCAAACGGCTGGCCGAGGAGCGTCTGCGCAAGATCGCCGCGGGTAGTGCGATGCAGTATGTGATCCTGCGGCCGACGCTGATCCACGGCGCCGGCGCCAAGGGCAACTTCGAGCGCCTGCTGCGGCTGGTACAGCGCGGTCTGCCACTGCCACTGGGCAGCGTGGCCAATCGCCGCAGCTTCATCGGCGCGCGCAACCTATGCGACTTGATCCTGCATTGCGTCGATGCACCGGCGGCGTCCAACCGCAGCTACGTCGCTGCCGATGAAACGCCACTGTCCACCGCAGAGTTGATCCGCTTGCTCGGCCAAGGCAGCGGTCGCCCGGCGCGCCTGTGGCCGTTTCCCGTGGCCCTGCTGCGCCTGGCGGGCAGGCTGACCGGTCGCCGGCGCATGATCGAGCAACTGGTCGGTGACCTGGTGGTCGACGCCTCGGCGCTGCGCGCCGAACTGCAGTGGACCCAACCCTACAGCACCGCTCAAAGCCTGGGCGAAATGGCGGCCGCCGGCCGCAGCCCCGCAAACCCGGCCTGA